TGCGCCCATCCATCTGGTGCACCAGCGGCAAGCGGCAGATCAGCAGCGACATCACCCAACTGAGCCTGCGCCGTATACGATGGAACAACGCCCTCTGCGGTCATCGCACCATCGTCTGTCTTTGAAATTTGAATTTCAAATGGGTCTGCAACAGGCAAAAGTTCGACAGCGTCGACATTCACCACACGCACACCTTCAATTTCGGAGTACTCGTCCCGCAATTGATCAAGCGCCGCTTGATCCACCGCCAGGCCTGATGCAGTGACATCCCGACCGGACACCTGAACATCCACCGGCAACTCTGCCGCTCCGGAAATTCCACCGGCACGTTCAGTGATAACGTCTTCCATACTTACGGCATGGTTCGTCGTGGCCACGTAGCCCAAACCACCAACACCCGCGACCAATACAGTCCATCCAACTAGCTTGCGCACATTCGCCTCCGTCCAATTAAAGACACAGTGGCAAGTTTTCAGATAAAAGCAACGGGGAGAAACATCATTCCTAACTCATTACCGAATTAGATTGCAGCTTTGCGGCTTTCATCGAGGTAGATTTCACGCAAACGCGCCGCAATATTTCCTGGCTTACCAGTGCCAATCGCTGCGCCATCAACTTCGACAACAGGCATCACGAACGTGGAAGCAGACGTAATAAACGCCTCATCCGCGCCTTGCGCTTCTTCAATGCTAAAGCTGCGCTCTTCGACCTTCATCTGCGCTTCTTTTGCAAACCGAAGAACCGCTGCGCGCGTGATCCCATGAAGGATCTCGTTTCCCAAATGACGCGTGATAATCGTATTACCTTTGACGATATAGGCGTTGTTGGACGTGCCTTCGGTGACGTTTCCGTCTTCGACCATCCATGCATCGTCACACCCAGCAGCTTTCGCCATCATCTTGCCCATAGACGGGTACAACAATTGGGTTGTCTTGATATCACGGCGACCCCAGCGTTGATCTTCGATAGAAATGATCTTGATCCCGACTTTAGCCGCTGGATTGTCAGCTAGGCCCGGTTTGGACTGTGTGAACAAAACCAATGTCGGCTTCACGTCGTCGCTTGGGTAAGCGAAATCACGATCCCCTGCGCTGCCACGGCTGACCTGCAGATAGATCATACCTTCATCAATCTCGTTCAAACGCACCAACTCGCGGTGTATTTCCAACAGATCGTCAAAGGCCTCAGGCTTTTGCATCCCAAGCTCGCTTAGCGAACGTTCAAGCCGCGTCGCGTGGCCAGCAAAATCAATCAACTTTCCACCCAGCACGGATGTAACTTCATAAACGCCATCTGCCATCAAAAACGAACGATCAAAGATTGAAATCTTTGCGTCTTCTTCAGACAGGTAGTCCCCATTTAGGTAAACAGTGCGGCTCATGTCGTTATCCCCAGAGTGCTGCGACGGGTGGATGCACGCCGTCTTCATCAAATTGCAATGCGTGGGTGCGGTCTTCGGCCAATAGCAGCGGCCCGTCAAGGTCTACGACCTCGGCCCCTTGCGCGACAATCGTCGCAGGTGCCATCGCAAGGGACGATCCGACCATGCAGCCGACCATAACTTGGTAGCCCTCAGCACGCGCTGCCGTGTTCAACGCCAGCGCCTCTGTTAACCCGCCCGTTTTATCGAGCTTGATGTTCACCATGTCATATTTGCCCTTCAGGTCCGGCAACGACGCGCGGTCATGGCAGCTTTCATCCGCGCATACCGGCAACGGGCGAGCGATCTCTGCAAGCATGCCATCTTGCCCTACGGGCATTGGCTGTTCGACCATACTGACACCAAGACGAATAAGATGCGGCGCAAGGTCCGAATAAACCTCCGCGGACCATCCCTCATTGGCATCCACAATGATCGTACTTTTTGGCGCCCCTGCCCTTACTGCCTCAAGTCGCGCCATATCATCTGGCGTGCCCAGTTTGATTTTTAGCAACGGGCGATGCGCGTGCTTCGCCGCGGACGCTCGCATGTTTTCAGGCGCATCAAGCGACAAGGTAAACGCAGTTACGCAGGGCTTTGGTGCGGCAACGCCAGCCAATTCCCAAATACGCTTGCCTGCTGTTTTTGCTTCCAGATCCCACAAGGCACAATCAATAGCGTTTCGCGCCGCCCCTGCATCAAGCAAATCGTAAAGGCCTGCACGGCTCACGTCCTCAGGAAGCGCTGCAATCTGCTCGGTCACGCTCTCCAAAGTTTCGCCATACCGCGCATAGGGGACACATTCGCCCCAGCCAGTAACGCCCCCACGAGACACCTTCACCGTCAAAACTTTCGCTTCTGTGCGGGACCCACGCGAGATTGTGAAAACCTCCGCGAGCTTAAAAACGTCCTGCGTAACGGTGATACTCATGCGCAACTCTTTCGCTTCTTTGGCTCAAAAATACTCAATCAGGTGATCGATCTTGATCAGACTAAAGCGCTTTAAGCGCATCCACCAGACGTCCTGCTCCGTGACGGAACGGGTCAACTGTCGGCAAGCCGATACGATCTTCGATTTCCGCGAGACATTCATTCGCCTCGGTCTCGGTCAGGTGCTGGGTGTTCACAGATACCCCGACAACTTGGCAGTCGGGGTTTACAACACGCGCCAGAAGCAACGCCGTGTCGCGCAGCGCCTCAAGCGACGGCAAGTTGTAATCCGGCAAGCCACGCATATGCGTGCGTGTTGGCTCATGCGCCAATACCAGAGCATCCGGCTGACCACCGTGCACCAACGCCATCGTCACACCTGAATAAGACGCATGAAATAGGCTTCCTTGTCCCTCAATCTGGTCCCAGTGGTCGGCGTCATTGTCCGGTGTCAGGTATTCAACAGCACCCGCCATGAAATCCGCAACAACTGCATCCAACGGCACGCCGCCGCCGGTAATCAAAATCCCTGTCTGTCCCGTTGGGCGGAACGTGGATTTCATGCCGCGTTTACGCATTTCTGCATCCATCGCGAGGCCAGTGTACATCTTGCCTACAGAGCAATCTGTCCCTACTGCCAAGCAGCGCTTACCGGTGCGCTTTCCACCGGAAGCAATCGGATAGGCCACCGACGGAATCCGCACATCATGAAGTGAACGACCAGCGGCATCCGCAGCAGCAACTAAGTCATCTTCGTCTTTCAAAAGATTGTGCAGGCCGGACGCCAAATCAAAGCCCATTTCCAGCGCTTCAATCAAAACATCTTTCCACGTCTGAGCAATCACACCGCCACGGTTCGCGACTCCAATAACCAATGTTCGCGCCCCGGCATCCCATGCTTCTTGCAACGTCAGATCATCGATCCCGACACTTGCCCCGCAGCCTGCAAGACGAAATTGGCCGACCGC
This Octadecabacter temperatus DNA region includes the following protein-coding sequences:
- the dgcA gene encoding N-acetyl-D-Glu racemase DgcA is translated as MSITVTQDVFKLAEVFTISRGSRTEAKVLTVKVSRGGVTGWGECVPYARYGETLESVTEQIAALPEDVSRAGLYDLLDAGAARNAIDCALWDLEAKTAGKRIWELAGVAAPKPCVTAFTLSLDAPENMRASAAKHAHRPLLKIKLGTPDDMARLEAVRAGAPKSTIIVDANEGWSAEVYSDLAPHLIRLGVSMVEQPMPVGQDGMLAEIARPLPVCADESCHDRASLPDLKGKYDMVNIKLDKTGGLTEALALNTAARAEGYQVMVGCMVGSSLAMAPATIVAQGAEVVDLDGPLLLAEDRTHALQFDEDGVHPPVAALWG
- the dgcN gene encoding N-acetyltransferase DgcN, which encodes MIPTPYLLFLGDAPDQLAAKVAQGIQDWRPENAVGQFRLAGCGASVGIDDLTLQEAWDAGARTLVIGVANRGGVIAQTWKDVLIEALEMGFDLASGLHNLLKDEDDLVAAADAAGRSLHDVRIPSVAYPIASGGKRTGKRCLAVGTDCSVGKMYTGLAMDAEMRKRGMKSTFRPTGQTGILITGGGVPLDAVVADFMAGAVEYLTPDNDADHWDQIEGQGSLFHASYSGVTMALVHGGQPDALVLAHEPTRTHMRGLPDYNLPSLEALRDTALLLARVVNPDCQVVGVSVNTQHLTETEANECLAEIEDRIGLPTVDPFRHGAGRLVDALKAL
- a CDS encoding D-amino-acid transaminase, with translation MSRTVYLNGDYLSEEDAKISIFDRSFLMADGVYEVTSVLGGKLIDFAGHATRLERSLSELGMQKPEAFDDLLEIHRELVRLNEIDEGMIYLQVSRGSAGDRDFAYPSDDVKPTLVLFTQSKPGLADNPAAKVGIKIISIEDQRWGRRDIKTTQLLYPSMGKMMAKAAGCDDAWMVEDGNVTEGTSNNAYIVKGNTIITRHLGNEILHGITRAAVLRFAKEAQMKVEERSFSIEEAQGADEAFITSASTFVMPVVEVDGAAIGTGKPGNIAARLREIYLDESRKAAI